Proteins from a single region of Fundulus heteroclitus isolate FHET01 chromosome 12, MU-UCD_Fhet_4.1, whole genome shotgun sequence:
- the LOC118556506 gene encoding protein DGCR6-like, producing MDGYPGVTDSDPAKLQERHYYLLSELQALVKDLPSSFQQRLTYNTLSDLALALIDGTVYEIVQGLLDIQHLTEKNLYNQRQKLHCEHQALKQDMVRKHKEALQSCKSHNLALLKSTQQTEVEALEVRVREEQKMMDKKIVAEMDQKVIDQQNTLEKAGVPGFYITTNPQELMMQMNLLELILKLQQQDSQAGLL from the exons ATGGATGGTTACCCCGGAGTCACCGACAGTGATCCAGCAAAGCTGCAGGAAAGACATTACTACCTGCTGTCTGAACTGCAAGCTTTAGTCAAGGACTTACCCAG CTCCTTCCAGCAGCGTCTGACCTACAACACCCTGAGTGACTTGGCTTTAGCCCTCATTGATGGGACGGTATATGAGATTGTGCAGGGCCTCCTGGATATTCAGcatctgacagaaaaaaatctctACAACCAAAGGCAGAAGCTGCACTGTGAACACCAAG CGCTCAAACAAGACATGGTCCGAAAACACAAGGAGGCATTACAGTCGTGCAAGTCGCACAACCTGGCGCTTCTCAAGTCGACCCAGCAAACTGAGGTTGAG GCTCTGGAAGTTCGGGTCCGCGAGGAACAAAAGATGATGGATAAGAAGATTGTAGCAGAAATGGACCAAAAAGTGATTGACCAGCAGAACACCTTGGAGAAGGCAGGAGTTCCAGGGTTTTACATCACCACTAACCCTCAG GAGCTGATGATGCAGATGAACTTGCTTGAACTGATTCTGAAGCTTCAACAACAGGATTCCCAAGCTGGACTTCTATGA
- the dgcr6 gene encoding LOW QUALITY PROTEIN: protein DGCR6 (The sequence of the model RefSeq protein was modified relative to this genomic sequence to represent the inferred CDS: deleted 2 bases in 2 codons), which yields MDGYPGVTDSDPAKLQERHYYLLSELQALVKDLPSSFQQRLTYNHLSDLALALIDGTVYEIVQGLLDIQNLTEKNLYNQRQKLHCEHQALKQDMVRKHKEALQSCKSHNLALLKSTQQTEVEALEVRVREEQKMMDKKIVAEMDQKVIDQQNTLEKAGVPGFYITTNPQELMMQMNLLELILKLQQQDSQAGLL from the exons ATGGATGGTTACCCCGGAGTCACCGACAGTGATCCAGCAAAGCTGCAGGAAAGACATTACTACCTGCTGTCTGAACTGCAAGCTTTAGTCAAGGACTTACCCAG CTCCTTCCAGCAGCGTCTGACCTAC AACCACCTGAGTGACTTGGCTTTAGCCCTCATTGATGGGACGGTATATGAGATTGTGCAGGGCCTCCTGGATATTCAG aatctgacagaaaaaaatctctACAACCAAAGGCAGAAGCTGCACTGTGAACACCAAG CGCTCAAACAAGACATGGTCCGAAAACACAAGGAGGCATTACAGTCGTGCAAGTCGCACAACCTGGCGCTTCTCAAGTCGACCCAGCAAACTGAGGTTGAG GCTCTGGAAGTTCGGGTCCGCGAGGAACAAAAGATGATGGATAAGAAGATTGTAGCAGAAATGGACCAAAAAGTGATTGACCAGCAGAACACCTTGGAGAAGGCAGGAGTTCCAGGGTTTTACATCACCACTAACCCTCAG GAGCTGATGATGCAGATGAACTTGCTTGAACTGATTCTGAAGCTTCAACAACAGGATTCCCAAGCTGGACTTCTATGA